Proteins encoded in a region of the Bradyrhizobium sp. CB3481 genome:
- a CDS encoding ABC transporter permease — translation MSTPSVPIDGGTVTVGSRPATGFWRRALRHRSFVVGGTLSMMVLCAALLSLVWTPWSAYEIDMTAKLKPPSAAHWLGTDVLGRDIVSLLLVGARSTIMVGVIAVSIGLTFGVCLGLIAAARKGWTEELIMRMSDFTFAFPAVLSAIMLAAVAGPGMVTSIIAIGIFQIPTLVRLTRGSANAIWAREFVLAARASGKGGFRITIEHVLPNVLPILIVQATIQFALAILAEAALSYLGLGTQPPQPSWGRMLNDAQTLLFQSPMLAVYPGAAIAVAVLGLNLLGDGLRDLLDPRLARER, via the coding sequence ATGAGCACCCCGAGCGTTCCGATCGATGGTGGTACGGTTACCGTGGGTTCGCGGCCTGCGACCGGCTTCTGGCGCCGTGCGCTGCGCCATCGCAGCTTTGTCGTTGGCGGCACCCTCAGCATGATGGTGCTGTGCGCCGCCTTGCTGTCGCTGGTCTGGACGCCGTGGTCGGCCTATGAGATCGACATGACCGCCAAGCTCAAGCCGCCATCGGCCGCGCACTGGCTCGGCACCGATGTGCTGGGCCGCGATATCGTCTCGCTGCTGCTGGTCGGCGCTCGCTCCACCATCATGGTCGGCGTCATCGCCGTCAGCATCGGCCTTACCTTCGGGGTGTGCCTCGGGCTGATCGCCGCGGCGCGCAAGGGCTGGACCGAAGAGCTCATCATGCGGATGAGCGACTTCACCTTCGCATTTCCGGCCGTGCTCTCTGCGATCATGCTAGCGGCCGTCGCCGGGCCGGGCATGGTGACCTCGATCATCGCGATCGGCATTTTCCAGATTCCGACCCTGGTGCGGCTGACCCGTGGCTCCGCGAATGCGATCTGGGCGCGGGAATTCGTGCTGGCCGCGCGCGCCTCGGGCAAGGGCGGTTTTCGCATCACCATCGAGCATGTGCTGCCGAATGTGCTGCCGATCCTGATCGTGCAGGCGACGATCCAGTTCGCGCTCGCCATCCTCGCCGAGGCGGCGCTGTCCTATCTCGGGCTCGGCACGCAGCCGCCGCAGCCGTCCTGGGGGCGCATGCTGAATGACGCGCAGACGCTGCTGTTCCAGTCGCCGATGCTCGCGGTCTACCCGGGTGCTGCGATTGCGGTCGCCGTGCTTGGCCTCAATCTGCTCGGCGACGGGTTGCGCGATCTGCTCGATCCCCGGCTGGCGCGGGAGCGTTGA
- a CDS encoding ABC transporter ATP-binding protein, translating to MSGSTNAPLIEVSDLGVRLNTSRGPAQAVRGVSFSLKCGETLGLVGESGCGKSVTALALMGLLPDSAVVSGSIRLDGSELVGLSDASYCKLRGNRISMIFQEPMTALNPMHTIGRQVAEPLRRHTNCSAGEARKEAIALLDRVGLPDAAKRVDAYPHQFSGGQRQRITIAMALACQPDVLIADEPTTALDVTIQGQILDLIADLVAERGMSMILISHDLGVIAENVQRMMVMYGGTVVESGATHAVFTRMGHPYTQGLFRARPRLGARKGTRLQTIAGTVPELADLPAGCTFADRCAIVEDRCRAALPAAVDVGGGHGVRCIRTDVSMAERVGAVGA from the coding sequence ATGAGCGGATCGACCAACGCCCCCTTGATCGAAGTCAGCGATCTCGGTGTCAGGCTCAACACCAGCCGCGGTCCCGCTCAGGCCGTTCGCGGCGTCAGCTTCTCGCTGAAGTGCGGCGAGACGCTCGGGCTCGTCGGCGAGTCCGGCTGCGGCAAGTCCGTCACCGCGCTGGCGCTGATGGGCCTGTTGCCCGACAGCGCCGTCGTCAGCGGCAGCATTCGCCTCGACGGCAGCGAACTGGTGGGCCTGTCCGATGCGAGTTATTGCAAGTTGCGCGGCAACCGCATCAGCATGATCTTCCAGGAGCCGATGACGGCGCTCAACCCGATGCACACGATCGGCCGCCAGGTGGCCGAGCCGCTGCGGCGCCACACCAATTGCTCGGCGGGAGAAGCGCGCAAGGAAGCCATTGCCTTACTCGATCGTGTTGGGCTTCCCGATGCGGCGAAACGGGTCGATGCCTATCCGCATCAATTCTCCGGCGGCCAGCGCCAGCGCATCACCATTGCCATGGCGCTAGCCTGCCAACCTGACGTCTTGATCGCCGACGAGCCGACCACGGCGCTCGACGTCACCATCCAGGGTCAGATCCTCGACCTGATCGCCGATCTCGTTGCCGAGCGCGGCATGTCGATGATCCTGATCTCGCACGATCTCGGCGTGATCGCCGAGAATGTGCAGCGCATGATGGTGATGTATGGCGGCACCGTTGTCGAAAGTGGCGCAACCCATGCCGTGTTCACGCGGATGGGGCATCCATATACGCAAGGCCTGTTCCGCGCCCGGCCGCGCCTTGGCGCGCGCAAGGGTACCAGGCTGCAGACCATCGCCGGCACTGTGCCCGAATTGGCCGATCTGCCTGCGGGATGCACCTTCGCCGACCGCTGCGCGATCGTCGAGGACCGCTGTCGCGCAGCGCTGCCGGCCGCAGTCGACGTCGGCGGCGGCCATGGCGTGCGTTGTATCCGCACGGATGTTTCAATGGCCGAACGAGTCGGAGCGGTGGGAGCATGA